In the genome of Notamacropus eugenii isolate mMacEug1 chromosome 5, mMacEug1.pri_v2, whole genome shotgun sequence, one region contains:
- the LOC140508497 gene encoding olfactory receptor 14C36-like: MSNFTTTVTEFLLMGFSDSHELQIIYSLLFFLIYLSGLMGNLLIVIIITIDRRLQTPMYFFLRNLSIVDACFISVTVPKAFINSLVNNRAISVTGCAAQIFLVLFLSYIEFTLLTVMARDRYVAICHPLFYSMIMSPSVCVQMTLICLFTGLLYAAFHTGYTFRLSFCQSNVIHQFFCDIPSLLKISWSETFSNAISFLCSVLVVGISCFAFITASYICIFSTVLKFPVKEDQRKAFSTCVPHIIVVALFLISGYIVYLQPSSNSGSLRDMILSIFYSIVPPFLNPIIYSLRNKQIKEAARTVIKRKLFIE, translated from the coding sequence ATGTCTAACTTTACCACCACTGTGACTGAATTTCTCCTTATGGGATTTTCTGACTCCCATGAGCTGCAGATCATATattctttgctcttctttctcatttacttATCAGGCTTGATGGGGAATCtcctcattgtcatcatcatcaccattgaCAGGAGACTGCAGAcccccatgtactttttcctaaGGAATCTGTCCATTGTGGATGCCTGCTTCATATCAGTAACTGTTCCCAAGGCATTCATTAATTCCCTGGTGAACAACAGAGCTATTTCAGTTACTGGATGTGCAGCTCAGATATTTCTGGTGTTATTTCTATCATATATTGAGTTTACTTTACTCACTGTTATGGCCCGTGATCGTTATGTTGCCATATGCCACCCCCTTTTCTATTCCATGATCATGAGTCCCAGTGTATGTGTGCAGATGACTTTAATATGCTTGTTCACTGGCCTGTTGTATGCAGCATTCCATACTGGTTACACATTTCGATTGTCTTTCTGCCAATCCAATGTGATCCACCAGTTTTTCTGTGATATCCCCTCTCTTCTCAAGATCTCTTGGTCAGAGACTTTCAGCAATGCAATATCCTTTCTTTGCTCAGTTCTAGTGGTTGGGATTAGCTGCTTTGCCTTCATCACTGCATCTTACATTTGCATATTTTCCACAGTGCTCAAATTTCCAGTGAAAGAAGACCAAAGAAAAGCCTTCTCTACTTGTGTCCCCCACATCATTGTGGTtgctttgtttcttatttcaggCTATATTGTATACCTACAACCATCTTCAAATTCGGGGTCCCTTAGAGATATGATCCTGTCAATATTCTATTCCATTGTACCTCCATTTCTGAACCCCATTATATACAGTCTACGGAATAAGCAGATAAAAGAGGCAGCAAGAACAGTGATAAAGAGAAAGCTTTTTATTGAGTAA